The following proteins are co-located in the Pedobacter frigiditerrae genome:
- a CDS encoding MarR family transcriptional regulator codes for MVQLQKEVKTSKFENIFQQALVNVIFTYHWSNQKVKDILTPFDITTQQYNVLRILRGQYPSPATVNLIKNRILDKMSDTSRIVDRLIQKGYAEKSVNSYDKRAVDIIISDKGLALLKKMDKEIDFSQFIAPNITAEEAEQLNILLDKMRG; via the coding sequence ATGGTCCAACTACAAAAAGAAGTAAAAACTTCAAAATTTGAGAATATTTTTCAACAAGCACTGGTAAACGTAATTTTCACTTACCACTGGAGCAATCAAAAAGTTAAAGATATTTTAACACCTTTCGATATTACCACCCAACAATATAATGTACTTCGAATCTTAAGAGGTCAATACCCAAGTCCAGCAACTGTAAACTTGATTAAAAATAGAATTCTAGATAAAATGAGTGACACTTCTAGAATTGTAGATAGATTAATCCAAAAAGGTTATGCTGAGAAATCAGTTAATAGCTATGATAAACGTGCTGTAGATATCATTATATCAGATAAAGGATTAGCCTTATTAAAAAAGATGGATAAAGAAATTGATTTTTCTCAATTTATAGCGCCAAACATTACGGCAGAAGAAGCAGAGCAATTAAATATCCTTTTAGATAAGATGCGTGGCTAG
- a CDS encoding DUF5522 domain-containing protein, which translates to MEEGVDYYFNDQGLMVFTEAYHLNRGYCCKNKCKHCPWNYGKNNGQNSPTQPTNKADTKWSNYKKK; encoded by the coding sequence ATGGAAGAAGGGGTTGATTATTATTTCAATGACCAGGGTCTAATGGTTTTTACGGAGGCATATCACCTAAATAGGGGGTATTGCTGTAAGAACAAATGCAAACATTGTCCGTGGAATTATGGGAAAAATAATGGACAAAATTCCCCAACACAGCCAACAAACAAAGCAGATACTAAATGGTCCAACTACAAAAAGAAGTAA
- a CDS encoding exonuclease produces MLNQKEIIDDFIVQTKVGLFCSYGNFYLDPKEPFTDAVISHAHGDHAVGGNQNVYCTEATSIFMKHRYKKFAAGDFFIKSYKEVFNLNGVEISFYPAGHILGSALVLMEYKGVKYLYTGDYKLEEDSTCEPIEFIKADVLITETTFANPDTEHPDAIAEIKKLNDVKPNIMLGSYALGKSQRLISMINQHCPQKRILVHHSIIPFVKIYEQLGVDLGKYEVYDRKVMKNNQMDMIYIVPPMVYHSYIKAINVVRIFATGWKHLQNNNEVQLYISDHVDWNAILKTIEEVEPQQVWTTHGSGTQLQTYFSPNLVVKLLN; encoded by the coding sequence ATGTTAAACCAAAAAGAAATTATAGACGATTTTATCGTTCAAACAAAAGTTGGATTGTTTTGTAGTTATGGTAATTTTTACCTCGATCCAAAAGAGCCATTTACAGATGCTGTAATTTCTCATGCACATGGAGACCATGCGGTAGGTGGTAATCAAAATGTGTATTGCACCGAGGCAACTTCTATTTTTATGAAGCATCGTTATAAAAAATTTGCTGCCGGCGATTTCTTTATCAAATCTTATAAGGAAGTTTTTAATTTAAACGGAGTTGAGATAAGTTTTTATCCCGCTGGGCATATTTTAGGTTCCGCATTGGTTTTAATGGAGTACAAAGGCGTAAAATATCTTTATACGGGAGATTATAAGTTAGAGGAAGATTCTACTTGCGAACCAATCGAGTTTATTAAGGCTGATGTATTAATTACAGAAACTACTTTTGCAAATCCAGATACTGAACATCCAGATGCTATTGCAGAAATCAAAAAGCTAAATGATGTTAAGCCAAATATCATGTTGGGTTCTTACGCCTTGGGCAAAAGTCAACGGTTAATTTCAATGATTAATCAGCATTGCCCTCAAAAAAGAATTTTAGTGCATCATAGTATCATACCCTTTGTTAAAATTTATGAACAATTAGGTGTCGATTTAGGCAAGTACGAAGTTTACGATAGAAAAGTGATGAAAAATAACCAAATGGATATGATTTATATCGTTCCACCAATGGTTTACCATAGCTATATTAAGGCTATAAATGTGGTAAGAATTTTTGCCACAGGGTGGAAACATTTACAAAATAACAACGAAGTTCAATTATATATTTCTGACCATGTTGATTGGAACGCGATATTAAAAACGATAGAAGAGGTAGAGCCACAACAAGTTTGGACAACCCATGGAAGTGGCACACAATTACAAACTTACTTTTCACCTAATTTGGTAGTTAAATTGCTCAATTGA
- the coaE gene encoding dephospho-CoA kinase (Dephospho-CoA kinase (CoaE) performs the final step in coenzyme A biosynthesis.): MLKVGITGGIGSGKTTVCKVFETLGIPVFYADAVAKQLMVTDLILIDGVKSTFGEESYLENGILNNKHIASIVFNNQLELDKLNALVHPAVFRAFDKWAAEIPSSVPYTLKEAALLFESGSYKMCDKNILVTAPLTLKINRVMQRDAVSAEQVQARMDKQFTDEQKAKMADYFIDNTENTSVILQVLDLHQQFLNY; this comes from the coding sequence ATGCTAAAAGTCGGAATTACAGGCGGAATTGGAAGTGGAAAAACCACGGTTTGTAAAGTATTCGAAACTTTAGGTATCCCTGTTTTTTATGCTGATGCAGTTGCCAAGCAATTGATGGTTACAGACCTGATTTTAATAGATGGTGTTAAATCAACCTTTGGCGAGGAAAGCTATCTTGAGAATGGCATATTAAACAATAAGCACATTGCTAGCATCGTATTTAATAATCAGCTAGAACTTGATAAACTCAACGCTTTAGTGCATCCGGCCGTATTTAGGGCCTTTGATAAATGGGCAGCAGAAATTCCTTCGTCAGTTCCTTACACGCTTAAAGAAGCAGCTTTGTTATTTGAAAGTGGTTCGTACAAAATGTGTGATAAAAACATTTTAGTCACAGCGCCATTAACACTAAAGATAAACAGGGTTATGCAACGCGATGCTGTTAGTGCCGAACAAGTTCAGGCAAGAATGGACAAACAATTCACAGACGAACAAAAAGCTAAAATGGCCGATTATTTTATAGATAATACTGAAAATACATCTGTTATTTTGCAAGTTTTAGATTTACATCAGCAGTTTTTAAACTATTAA
- a CDS encoding YbbR-like domain-containing protein codes for MPFIKLTKIERKRFVQLIICVGFAVAAWLFMALNNKYVYTARTQLVYINEPQKKAFKPLQPDAVNLQVEGTGWQLLFSRLRINPQSITVSLEKLNNRNYILFSEQLFQVNKQLETSQKIISVKPDTLYFDFSKRTSKRVKVKLLSKLSFIKQYGLSSQTRLTPSYVNISGPFEELVKINEWYTDTLKLTDLQNSTSTRIALKQNSSNNISIYPSSVGVRVKVDEFTEKTVLVPLRVINNNDFYDIKLYPKKIAVTFMVALSSYQEVDEDFIEAVVDINEWKILGHHKLTVKIKRFPDYCKLVKVVPNKINFIIEK; via the coding sequence ATGCCATTTATTAAATTAACTAAGATAGAACGAAAACGTTTTGTGCAGCTCATTATCTGTGTAGGTTTTGCAGTTGCGGCTTGGTTATTCATGGCGTTGAATAACAAATATGTATATACCGCTAGAACACAGTTAGTGTATATAAATGAACCTCAGAAAAAAGCTTTTAAACCATTACAACCAGATGCAGTTAACCTTCAAGTGGAAGGCACAGGTTGGCAGTTGCTTTTCTCTCGCTTAAGGATAAATCCTCAATCTATAACCGTTAGTTTAGAAAAGTTAAATAATCGTAATTATATCCTTTTCTCTGAGCAGTTATTCCAGGTAAATAAGCAACTAGAAACCTCTCAAAAAATCATTTCTGTTAAACCAGATACACTTTATTTTGATTTTTCGAAACGAACAAGCAAAAGGGTAAAGGTTAAATTATTGTCAAAGTTAAGTTTCATTAAACAATATGGTCTTTCTAGTCAAACTCGTTTAACTCCATCTTATGTTAATATTTCTGGTCCGTTTGAAGAACTTGTTAAGATTAATGAATGGTACACAGACACCTTAAAACTAACTGATTTACAAAATTCTACAAGCACAAGAATTGCCTTAAAACAAAATAGTTCAAACAACATTAGTATTTATCCATCTAGTGTAGGTGTAAGGGTTAAGGTTGATGAATTTACAGAGAAAACCGTTCTGGTGCCACTTAGAGTAATAAATAACAATGATTTTTACGATATTAAGCTTTATCCGAAAAAGATAGCGGTAACTTTTATGGTTGCTTTGTCGAGCTATCAAGAAGTAGATGAAGATTTTATAGAAGCTGTAGTTGATATAAATGAATGGAAAATCCTTGGTCACCATAAGCTTACAGTTAAAATTAAACGTTTCCCAGATTATTGCAAATTGGTAAAAGTAGTGCCAAATAAAATCAATTTTATTATAGAAAAGTAA
- the yajC gene encoding preprotein translocase subunit YajC, with amino-acid sequence MTSTVLLQAAGGGFNYQTLVMMGAIMVVFYFFMIRPQVKKAKDHKKLVESLGIGDKIVTTAGIHGKIVGSNDTTFLIEVEGGTKIRFDKSAVSLDATKAATTPPATKA; translated from the coding sequence ATGACATCAACAGTATTATTACAAGCAGCCGGAGGAGGTTTCAATTATCAAACTTTGGTAATGATGGGTGCAATCATGGTAGTTTTCTACTTTTTTATGATCAGACCACAAGTAAAAAAAGCTAAGGACCACAAAAAATTAGTAGAGAGCTTAGGCATTGGTGATAAAATCGTAACTACAGCTGGTATTCATGGTAAAATTGTAGGCTCAAACGATACAACTTTTTTAATTGAAGTTGAAGGTGGAACAAAAATCCGTTTTGATAAATCGGCTGTTTCATTAGACGCTACAAAAGCAGCTACAACTCCACCAGCTACAAAAGCCTAA
- a CDS encoding DUF1573 domain-containing protein: MKNLFIIAFAVIALASCKQKSKLDEKVAEAANPSATVAEADAPKVKFEKEIYDFGVITQGEKVQFDFKFKNTGKTPLIITDATATCGCTVPEYPKTPVKPGEEGVIKVVFDSAGKIGMQDKQVTIFSNANPEADKLHLVGEVKEKK, from the coding sequence ATGAAAAACCTATTCATAATTGCGTTTGCAGTGATAGCTTTAGCAAGTTGCAAGCAAAAATCAAAATTGGATGAGAAAGTTGCTGAGGCAGCTAACCCTTCTGCTACAGTTGCTGAAGCTGATGCACCGAAAGTTAAATTTGAAAAAGAAATTTATGATTTTGGTGTAATCACACAAGGTGAAAAAGTGCAGTTTGATTTCAAATTTAAAAATACTGGTAAAACACCTTTAATTATTACAGATGCTACTGCAACTTGTGGCTGTACTGTTCCAGAATACCCTAAAACTCCTGTTAAACCTGGTGAAGAAGGTGTAATTAAAGTTGTTTTTGATAGTGCTGGCAAAATAGGTATGCAAGATAAACAAGTAACTATTTTTTCTAATGCTAATCCAGAAGCTGATAAATTACATTTAGTAGGCGAAGTGAAAGAGAAGAAATAA
- the nusB gene encoding transcription antitermination factor NusB — MLNRRHLRIKALQNIYAWHMTDKKDSVSSQKTLMQSIDSVFEMYIRMLALIVDVTEYTSIDAIERANKHLPTAEDLNPNQKLLHNKFAVILKQNPEYTASVNKYQVNWHSDPDLVKSIFIKLKETKEYAAYLEETEEDLESSKEIIKFIFRKILLKNLNIIQAFEDKFINWPVDREVMQGMIAKTLKNFTSEDPFKNKLTPISADWVEDSKFVKDLFVFTLKNDNAYQELIAERTKNWESERIALMDTILMKMAICEMMNFTSIPVKVTINEYLELSKDYSTPKSNSFINGILDKILNDLKRTNSIKKIGRGLIEE; from the coding sequence ATGTTAAACAGAAGACACTTAAGAATAAAAGCTTTGCAAAATATTTATGCATGGCACATGACAGACAAAAAAGATAGCGTAAGCAGTCAAAAAACGTTAATGCAAAGCATAGACAGTGTTTTTGAAATGTATATTCGTATGCTAGCATTAATAGTTGATGTTACTGAATATACTTCAATTGATGCTATCGAAAGAGCAAATAAACATTTGCCAACAGCAGAAGATTTAAATCCAAATCAGAAATTATTGCACAATAAATTTGCGGTAATTTTAAAGCAAAATCCAGAATACACAGCTTCAGTTAATAAATATCAAGTTAATTGGCATTCTGATCCAGATTTAGTAAAATCAATTTTTATTAAATTAAAGGAGACAAAGGAATATGCTGCTTATTTAGAAGAAACTGAGGAAGACTTAGAAAGTTCTAAAGAAATCATCAAGTTCATTTTCCGTAAAATCTTATTGAAAAACTTAAACATTATCCAAGCATTTGAGGATAAGTTTATCAATTGGCCTGTAGATAGGGAAGTAATGCAAGGTATGATTGCCAAAACATTAAAAAACTTTACTTCCGAAGATCCGTTTAAAAACAAATTAACGCCAATAAGTGCAGATTGGGTTGAGGATAGCAAATTTGTGAAAGACCTTTTTGTGTTTACCTTGAAAAACGACAATGCGTATCAGGAGTTAATTGCAGAGCGTACTAAAAACTGGGAATCTGAAAGGATTGCATTAATGGACACTATTTTAATGAAAATGGCCATTTGCGAAATGATGAATTTTACCTCGATTCCGGTTAAAGTTACCATAAATGAGTATTTGGAGCTATCAAAGGATTACAGTACACCGAAAAGTAACTCGTTCATTAATGGTATCTTAGATAAAATTTTAAACGATTTAAAAAGAACAAATAGCATTAAGAAAATCGGTAGAGGACTTATAGAAGAGTAA
- a CDS encoding Glu/Leu/Phe/Val dehydrogenase yields MSGNSSIVTSVLDQLSASGHKKVVFCNDPDTGLKAIIAIHDTTLGPALGGTRMWNYNSEAEALEDVLRLSKAMTYKSAITGLNLGGGKAVIIGDSRKMKTEALMRSYGRFIKNLNGEFITAEDMGTTTRDMEYIRMETEHVTGVPESIGGGGNPAPITARGVFLGIKACVKEVFGTDMLAGRSVVVQGIGNVGEHLVELLRQENVEVYVSDINQDRLQEVARKYKAKPIDADKIFTIGADIYSPCALGATVNDKTIKNMKFSIIAGSANNQLADEDIHGQLLLDKGILYAPDYLINAGGLINCYSELTGFGKKRTMQLTEHIYDATREVIKLSKTEKIPTNLAAARIAEKRISDIKKIKSSY; encoded by the coding sequence ATGTCTGGTAATAGTTCTATCGTAACTTCTGTTTTAGACCAATTAAGTGCATCAGGCCACAAAAAAGTGGTTTTTTGTAACGACCCCGATACCGGATTAAAAGCCATTATTGCTATTCATGATACTACATTAGGTCCTGCTTTAGGCGGAACCCGTATGTGGAACTACAATTCTGAAGCTGAAGCTTTAGAAGATGTATTGCGTTTGTCTAAAGCAATGACCTACAAATCTGCCATTACTGGATTAAATTTAGGTGGTGGTAAAGCTGTTATTATTGGCGACTCTAGAAAGATGAAAACTGAGGCTTTAATGCGTAGTTATGGTCGTTTCATCAAAAACTTAAACGGTGAATTTATCACTGCTGAAGATATGGGTACAACCACTAGAGATATGGAATATATCCGCATGGAAACCGAACATGTCACTGGTGTGCCAGAATCTATTGGTGGTGGTGGTAATCCAGCTCCAATTACCGCAAGGGGTGTGTTTTTGGGAATTAAAGCTTGCGTTAAAGAAGTTTTTGGAACTGATATGCTTGCAGGTAGATCTGTAGTTGTGCAAGGAATTGGCAATGTTGGCGAACATTTAGTTGAGCTATTAAGACAAGAAAACGTAGAAGTTTACGTTAGCGATATTAACCAAGACCGTTTACAGGAAGTTGCCAGAAAATATAAGGCAAAACCTATAGATGCAGATAAAATATTTACCATTGGTGCTGATATTTATTCGCCATGCGCATTGGGTGCAACGGTTAATGATAAAACCATCAAAAATATGAAGTTCTCTATCATTGCAGGTTCTGCAAATAACCAATTGGCAGATGAAGATATTCATGGCCAGTTATTATTAGATAAGGGAATTTTGTATGCGCCAGACTATTTGATAAATGCTGGTGGCTTAATTAACTGTTACTCTGAGTTAACAGGTTTTGGTAAAAAACGTACCATGCAGCTAACAGAGCATATTTACGACGCAACTCGTGAAGTAATTAAGTTATCGAAAACAGAAAAAATACCAACAAATTTAGCTGCGGCTCGCATCGCAGAAAAAAGAATAAGCGACATTAAAAAAATTAAATCATCATATTAA
- a CDS encoding ABC transporter ATP-binding protein, producing the protein MKHLFFLNKYFYKYKWWIIPGVFFVIISNIFGVVPAQVVGHAFNLITENIAIYQLFDGFERQEIIYDIFSNSLFFFGALILILYLMRGLFLFFMRQTIILMSRHIEYDMKNEIYAHYQKLSLGFYRRNNTGDLMNRATEDVNRVRMYVGPAIMYTINTAVLFLLIIYFMFDVNSTLAIYCLLPLPILVVTIYFVNTLINQKSERIQEQLSRLSSFVQERFSGIRVIKSYVREKQVQDVFATESIAYKNSSMNLVKVQALFYPTMLLLVGLSTILTVYIGGKQVIDGAITPGNIAEFIVYVNQLTFPVTMLGWVTTLIQRAAASQKRINEFLQLQPDITSSNAEEPVFDGKISFKNVSFTYPDTGIEALRNISFEVEKGQFVAIIGRTGSGKSTLANLIMRMYDTDSGLIEIDGKELRNLNLNNFRNQIGFVPQEVFLFSDTIKNNIAFGLSVVEEGQVEQAAKNAAVYNNIIDFDLKFETMLGERGITLSGGQKQRVSIARALIKEPKILIFDDCLSAVDTKTEEEILSNLGKIMKGKTSILIAHRISTIKNADKIIVLDDGKIIEQGTHNELLANNGAYAEMYDNQLLEEENR; encoded by the coding sequence ATGAAGCATCTATTCTTTTTAAACAAATACTTCTATAAATATAAGTGGTGGATAATTCCAGGCGTTTTCTTTGTCATCATCTCTAATATTTTTGGTGTGGTACCTGCTCAAGTGGTTGGTCACGCTTTCAATTTAATTACAGAAAACATCGCTATCTACCAGCTTTTTGATGGTTTTGAACGTCAAGAAATCATCTATGATATCTTTAGCAATAGCTTATTCTTTTTTGGCGCATTGATATTGATCCTCTATTTAATGAGAGGATTATTCTTGTTTTTCATGCGCCAAACTATCATTTTAATGTCGAGGCATATTGAGTACGACATGAAGAATGAAATTTATGCGCACTATCAAAAACTAAGTCTAGGTTTTTACCGCAGAAACAATACCGGCGATTTAATGAATCGTGCCACCGAAGACGTAAACAGAGTGAGGATGTACGTTGGCCCAGCTATCATGTACACCATCAACACGGCTGTTCTATTCTTACTCATTATCTACTTTATGTTTGATGTAAATAGCACATTGGCTATTTATTGTTTATTACCGCTACCCATTTTAGTCGTTACTATTTATTTCGTAAACACTTTAATCAACCAAAAAAGTGAGCGTATCCAAGAGCAATTATCAAGATTGTCTTCCTTTGTACAAGAACGATTTTCGGGCATTAGGGTAATTAAATCTTATGTAAGAGAAAAACAGGTACAAGATGTTTTTGCGACTGAAAGTATTGCTTATAAAAACAGCTCGATGAATTTGGTTAAGGTGCAGGCATTGTTTTACCCTACCATGCTTTTATTGGTAGGATTAAGTACCATTTTAACGGTATATATTGGCGGTAAACAAGTAATTGATGGCGCCATTACGCCAGGGAACATCGCCGAATTTATAGTTTACGTTAACCAATTAACCTTTCCTGTAACCATGCTAGGTTGGGTAACTACTCTCATTCAAAGAGCAGCTGCATCGCAAAAACGGATAAATGAGTTTTTACAATTACAACCAGATATTACATCCAGCAATGCTGAAGAACCCGTATTTGATGGAAAAATCAGTTTCAAAAATGTAAGCTTTACTTACCCAGATACTGGAATTGAAGCTTTAAGAAATATTAGCTTTGAGGTAGAAAAAGGACAATTTGTAGCTATTATTGGAAGAACTGGTTCTGGAAAATCTACCTTGGCAAACTTAATTATGCGGATGTATGATACCGATTCAGGGCTGATAGAAATAGACGGCAAGGAATTGAGGAACTTAAACCTCAACAATTTCAGGAATCAAATTGGATTTGTACCACAAGAAGTTTTCTTATTCTCAGACACCATCAAAAACAACATCGCCTTTGGCTTAAGCGTCGTTGAAGAAGGACAGGTTGAACAAGCTGCTAAAAATGCTGCCGTTTATAATAACATTATTGATTTTGATTTGAAATTTGAAACAATGTTAGGCGAAAGAGGGATCACCTTATCTGGCGGACAAAAACAACGTGTTTCTATAGCCAGAGCTTTAATAAAAGAGCCTAAAATCTTGATATTTGACGATTGTCTTTCGGCCGTTGACACCAAAACAGAAGAAGAAATCTTAAGTAATTTGGGCAAGATAATGAAAGGCAAAACGAGTATTTTAATTGCCCATCGTATTTCTACCATTAAAAACGCAGATAAAATCATTGTTTTAGACGACGGGAAAATCATTGAGCAAGGCACGCACAATGAACTACTTGCAAATAACGGTGCTTATGCTGAAATGTACGACAATCAATTATTAGAAGAGGAAAATCGATAA
- a CDS encoding DUF3276 family protein: protein MGDFDNKEREEVFSKKVRAGKRTYFFDVKATRSGDYYLTLTESKKRLEDGVFVKHKIFLYKEDFEKFTEGLTETVEYIKSHQDVVEKRYEYSENAEYTHTPKTDSDDFSF from the coding sequence ATGGGAGATTTTGACAACAAAGAGAGAGAAGAGGTTTTTAGCAAGAAAGTAAGAGCAGGTAAACGCACCTATTTTTTTGATGTAAAGGCAACACGTTCAGGCGATTATTACCTTACTTTAACAGAAAGTAAAAAGAGATTAGAGGATGGTGTATTTGTAAAACATAAAATCTTTTTATACAAAGAAGATTTTGAAAAGTTTACTGAAGGTTTAACTGAAACTGTAGAGTATATTAAATCTCATCAGGATGTAGTTGAAAAACGTTATGAATATTCTGAAAATGCAGAATATACGCATACGCCAAAAACAGATAGCGACGATTTTTCTTTCTAA